One part of the Gemmatimonas sp. genome encodes these proteins:
- a CDS encoding TonB-dependent receptor, translating into MKLALLLCLLLSPALLSAQVAPTSAGPTGVVTGRIVTATTEAPIAGATIRVVGQEAGAQSEADGRFTVRGVRVGIVTLEVRRLGFAPVQRGDIAVSPAKPAEVTIALRPVDVQLDVVTVRPEAFPARMPATTPVSTQRYDAEEVRRQPGAQEDVLRAISIAPGVGVTSAARNDIVVRGGAPFENLFVVDNIEVPNINHFGSQGSTGGPISLINIRFVESASLSAGGFGARLGDRTSSATTLTLREGNRERVAGEVNVAATQVGAVLEGPLGRNGSFLANVRQSYLDLLFKAIGLSFIPSYTDATMKATWRPNRRDAFSILAIGARGTIAFDNSTDSARVNNAQVLAPTQDQYFSGLTWKRLLGRGVATTTLGRTWTRYVTAQRDSLLAPIFESRSTEGENSLRTDVTLVVGRGVEIETGTIFKYASTLRYDATLAGFTRRDQTGTPQPLSVDTSFTAWRNGSYLQATWQSTPTLRLSGGVRGDWYGFLDNAVRLAPRLSLSYQANAVTTLSLSGGRYWQAPSYIWLVGDPGNASRLRPFRADQLIAGITRLVGSDLKVQFEVYGKRYGDYPVRRFRPQAVLSPSGFDDATTDIPFGLEPLASSGTGTAYGAELFVQKKLGASPFYGQLSASLNRTRFTGLDGTTTRGAFDTPVLANGVLGWRPNAKWEVATRLRGSSGLPFTPFVGQGSLAGTLDFAQYNALRVPFFFAADLRVDRRFLVGNRQFIAFLDLQNVTNRVNTTAPQWNPRLRRAEPNESIGLLPSIGLNFEF; encoded by the coding sequence CCGTGCGCGGCGTGCGCGTGGGGATCGTCACGCTCGAGGTGCGGCGTCTCGGTTTCGCGCCGGTGCAGCGCGGCGACATCGCGGTCTCTCCCGCCAAGCCGGCCGAGGTGACGATTGCCTTGCGGCCGGTGGACGTCCAGCTCGATGTCGTCACCGTGCGCCCCGAGGCCTTTCCGGCGCGCATGCCCGCAACCACACCGGTCTCCACACAGCGTTATGACGCGGAGGAGGTCCGGCGGCAGCCCGGTGCCCAGGAAGATGTGCTGCGCGCCATTTCCATCGCGCCCGGTGTCGGGGTCACGAGCGCTGCCCGCAACGACATCGTCGTGCGCGGTGGCGCGCCGTTCGAGAACCTGTTCGTGGTGGACAACATCGAAGTGCCCAACATCAATCACTTCGGTTCGCAGGGATCCACCGGCGGTCCCATTTCGCTCATCAACATCCGGTTTGTGGAGAGTGCTTCGCTCTCGGCTGGCGGTTTCGGGGCCCGCCTGGGCGATCGCACGTCGTCGGCAACCACGCTGACGTTACGGGAGGGCAATCGCGAGCGCGTGGCCGGTGAAGTGAACGTGGCGGCCACGCAGGTGGGCGCCGTGCTCGAGGGACCGCTCGGTCGCAACGGGTCGTTCCTGGCCAACGTCCGCCAGAGCTATCTCGACCTGCTCTTCAAGGCGATTGGCCTCAGCTTCATTCCCAGCTACACCGACGCCACCATGAAGGCCACGTGGCGCCCCAATCGACGCGATGCCTTCAGTATCCTGGCCATCGGCGCGCGCGGAACGATTGCTTTCGACAACAGCACCGACTCGGCGCGCGTGAACAACGCGCAGGTGCTCGCGCCCACGCAGGATCAGTATTTCAGCGGCCTCACGTGGAAGCGGTTGCTCGGCCGCGGGGTGGCCACCACGACGCTCGGCCGCACGTGGACGCGCTACGTCACGGCCCAGCGCGACAGTCTGCTCGCGCCCATCTTCGAGAGTCGCTCCACCGAAGGGGAGAATTCGCTGCGCACCGACGTGACGCTGGTGGTCGGGCGCGGCGTGGAGATCGAGACGGGCACGATCTTCAAGTACGCCAGCACCCTGCGCTACGACGCCACGCTCGCCGGGTTCACGCGTCGCGACCAGACAGGGACACCGCAGCCGCTGTCGGTCGACACGTCGTTCACCGCGTGGCGCAACGGGAGCTACCTGCAGGCCACGTGGCAGAGTACACCCACGTTGCGCCTGTCTGGAGGCGTGCGAGGCGACTGGTATGGATTCCTCGACAACGCCGTGCGCCTCGCACCGAGACTGAGCCTCAGCTATCAGGCCAATGCGGTAACCACGCTGTCGCTCTCCGGAGGACGCTACTGGCAGGCGCCCAGCTACATCTGGCTCGTGGGGGATCCCGGGAACGCCTCGCGCCTGCGTCCGTTTCGCGCCGACCAGCTCATTGCGGGCATCACACGACTGGTAGGCAGCGATCTCAAGGTGCAATTCGAGGTATACGGCAAGCGGTACGGCGACTATCCGGTGCGACGATTCCGACCGCAGGCGGTGTTGAGTCCCAGCGGCTTCGACGATGCCACCACGGACATCCCCTTCGGTCTCGAGCCGCTGGCCAGCAGCGGTACCGGTACGGCGTACGGCGCGGAGCTGTTCGTGCAGAAGAAGCTGGGCGCGTCGCCGTTCTACGGGCAGCTGAGTGCGAGCCTCAACCGCACGCGCTTCACCGGCCTCGATGGTACGACCACGCGTGGGGCCTTCGACACGCCGGTGCTTGCCAACGGGGTGCTGGGCTGGCGCCCCAACGCCAAGTGGGAAGTGGCCACGCGTCTGCGTGGGTCGAGCGGGTTGCCGTTCACGCCCTTCGTGGGGCAGGGCAGTCTTGCCGGCACGCTCGATTTCGCACAGTACAACGCGTTGCGTGTCCCCTTCTTCTTTGCCGCCGATCTGCGCGTCGATCGGCGTTTCCTCGTGGGCAACCGTCAATTCATCGCCTTTCTCGACCTGCAGAACGTGACCAATCGGGTCAACACCACGGCCCCGCAGTGGAACCCCCGTCTGCGTCGCGCCGAGCCCAACGAAAGCATCGGGTTGCTCCCATCCATTGGCCTGAACTTCGAGTTCTGA